One part of the Leclercia sp. LSNIH1 genome encodes these proteins:
- the rimO gene encoding 30S ribosomal protein S12 methylthiotransferase RimO — translation MSNVTHQPKIGFVSLGCPKNLVDSERILTELRTEGYDVVPSYDNADMVIVNTCGFIDSAVQESLEAIGEALTENGKVIVTGCLGAKVDQIREVHPKVLEITGPHSYEQVLEHVHHYVPKPKHNPFLSLVPEQGVKLTPRHYAYLKISEGCNHRCTFCIIPSMRGDLVSRPIGEVLAEAKRLADAGVKELLVISQDTSAYGVDVKHRAGFHNGEPVKTSMVGLCEQLAKLGIWTRLHYVYPYPHVDDVIPLMAEGKILPYLDIPLQHASPRILKLMKRPGSVDRQLARIKQWREICPDLTLRSTFIVGFPGETEEDFQMLLDFLKDARLDRVGCFKYSPVEGATANELADQVPEEIKEERWNRFMQLQQQISAERLQEKVGREILVIIDEVDEEGAIGRSMADAPEIDGAVYLNGETKVKPGDIVRVKVENADEYDLWGSRV, via the coding sequence ATGAGCAATGTTACGCACCAGCCGAAAATCGGCTTCGTCTCTCTGGGCTGCCCGAAAAACCTGGTGGATTCCGAACGTATCCTGACCGAGCTTCGCACCGAAGGCTATGACGTGGTACCAAGCTACGACAACGCCGATATGGTGATCGTTAACACCTGCGGCTTTATCGACAGCGCCGTACAGGAGTCTCTGGAAGCCATCGGTGAAGCACTCACCGAAAACGGCAAGGTGATTGTCACCGGTTGCCTGGGTGCCAAAGTCGATCAGATCCGCGAAGTCCACCCTAAGGTGCTGGAAATCACCGGTCCGCACAGCTATGAGCAGGTGCTGGAACATGTGCACCACTACGTGCCAAAACCAAAGCACAACCCGTTCCTGAGCCTGGTGCCGGAACAGGGCGTGAAGCTGACCCCGCGTCACTATGCGTACTTAAAAATTTCCGAAGGTTGCAACCATCGCTGCACCTTCTGCATTATCCCGTCGATGCGTGGCGATCTGGTGAGCCGTCCGATTGGTGAAGTGCTGGCCGAAGCCAAACGTCTGGCCGATGCGGGCGTAAAAGAGCTGCTGGTGATCTCCCAGGACACCTCCGCCTACGGCGTGGACGTGAAGCACCGTGCCGGCTTCCACAACGGCGAGCCGGTGAAAACCAGCATGGTCGGCCTGTGCGAACAGCTCGCTAAGCTCGGCATCTGGACGCGTCTGCACTACGTCTACCCTTACCCGCACGTGGACGACGTGATCCCGCTGATGGCGGAAGGCAAAATCCTGCCGTATCTGGATATCCCGCTGCAGCACGCCAGCCCGCGCATCCTGAAGCTGATGAAGCGTCCTGGCTCCGTTGACCGCCAGCTGGCGCGCATCAAGCAGTGGCGTGAAATCTGTCCGGATCTGACCCTGCGCTCCACCTTTATCGTCGGCTTCCCGGGTGAAACCGAAGAAGATTTCCAGATGCTGCTCGATTTCCTGAAAGATGCCCGTCTGGATCGCGTGGGCTGCTTCAAGTACAGCCCGGTTGAAGGCGCGACCGCCAACGAACTGGCGGATCAGGTGCCGGAAGAGATCAAAGAAGAGCGCTGGAACCGCTTCATGCAGCTGCAACAGCAGATCTCTGCTGAACGTCTGCAGGAGAAAGTGGGCCGCGAGATTCTGGTGATCATCGACGAAGTGGATGAAGAAGGCGCCATTGGCCGCAGCATGGCCGACGCCCCGGAAATCGACGGTGCGGTCTACCTGAACGGTGAAACGAAGGTGAAACCGGGCGATATCGTGCGCGTGAAGGTTGAAAATGCTGACGAATATGACCTGTGGGGCAGCCGGGTTTAA
- a CDS encoding PTS system mannose/fructose/sorbose family transporter subunit IID translates to MTTKISEETLPETQDENAINARDLRRVFWRSFQMEFSWNYERQMNLAFVYALIPVLKKLYPQKAALAAALKRHLVFFNTTPHIVTLLLGITTAMEEKNSQQNEMDGTAIDNVKASLMGPLAGLGDSFFWGTLRLIATGIGTSLALQGNILGPILFLLVFNVPHILVRWLFTRWGYVLGTGVLHRVQKSGMMESLTYGASIIGLMVVGAMAASMINITIPVSFGAGEAKTEVQGIIDNIMPCLLPLISFGIVYWLLGRKVKPLTIIGGMALVGILGSWIGLF, encoded by the coding sequence ATGACGACGAAGATTTCTGAAGAGACCCTGCCCGAGACGCAGGATGAGAACGCGATTAACGCCCGCGATCTGCGCCGGGTGTTCTGGAGGTCGTTCCAGATGGAATTTTCCTGGAACTATGAGCGGCAGATGAACCTTGCCTTCGTCTATGCCCTGATCCCGGTGCTGAAAAAGCTCTATCCACAAAAGGCCGCGCTGGCGGCGGCACTAAAACGCCACCTGGTCTTCTTCAACACCACGCCGCATATCGTCACGCTGCTGCTGGGCATCACCACCGCGATGGAGGAGAAAAACAGCCAGCAAAACGAGATGGACGGCACGGCAATCGACAACGTGAAGGCGTCGCTGATGGGGCCGCTGGCCGGGCTGGGGGACTCCTTTTTCTGGGGGACGCTGCGCCTGATCGCCACCGGGATCGGCACCAGCCTGGCGCTGCAGGGCAACATCCTGGGGCCAATCCTGTTCCTGCTGGTGTTTAACGTGCCGCACATTCTGGTGCGCTGGCTTTTTACCCGCTGGGGATACGTGCTGGGCACCGGGGTGCTCCATCGGGTGCAGAAGAGCGGGATGATGGAGAGCCTTACCTACGGGGCGTCGATTATCGGGCTGATGGTGGTGGGGGCGATGGCCGCCTCGATGATCAACATCACTATCCCTGTCTCCTTCGGCGCGGGAGAGGCGAAAACCGAGGTCCAGGGGATCATCGACAACATCATGCCTTGTCTGCTGCCCCTTATCAGCTTCGGCATTGTCTACTGGCTGCTGGGGCGCAAGGTAAAACCGCTCACCATCATCGGCGGCATGGCGCTGGTGGGCATTCTGGGTTCGTGGATCGGTCTGTTTTAA
- a CDS encoding PTS sugar transporter subunit IIB, with product MITLLRVDHRLLHGQVAFSWTQYVGADCILIANDSVPNDELRKTTIKLAKPPAVKLVIKNINDSIEAIKSGVTDKYHLFIVVESVDDAWRLASAVDGIKSINLGGIKAKEGARNISKAINLLPDEIEKLTQLVGNGIEVEIRQVPNDRKQLLAETL from the coding sequence ATGATTACGTTATTACGCGTTGACCACCGATTATTACACGGACAGGTCGCCTTTTCCTGGACCCAGTATGTCGGGGCGGATTGCATATTAATTGCCAACGACAGTGTGCCCAATGATGAATTACGTAAAACGACCATCAAGCTGGCAAAACCGCCCGCGGTGAAGCTGGTGATTAAAAATATCAACGACTCCATTGAAGCCATTAAAAGCGGCGTCACCGATAAATATCATCTTTTTATCGTTGTGGAGTCCGTAGACGATGCCTGGCGTTTAGCTTCGGCGGTGGACGGTATTAAAAGCATTAATCTTGGCGGCATTAAAGCGAAAGAGGGGGCGCGCAATATCTCTAAGGCCATTAATTTGCTGCCGGACGAAATAGAAAAACTTACTCAACTGGTCGGCAACGGTATTGAAGTCGAAATACGCCAGGTGCCGAACGATCGCAAGCAGTTATTAGCCGAAACGCTGTAA
- the bssR gene encoding biofilm formation regulator BssR, with protein sequence MSVDRLKRDLLNKMINARIDLAAYLQLRKAKGYMSVSESDHLRDNFFELCTYMREKAPELRAHCNAEEQAMLYRAAGSLTTAGVCMMTGNHDCPTFIAVNAEKLESCLNDLTLCIQYLKSHTPLIRS encoded by the coding sequence ATGTCCGTTGACAGACTAAAACGCGATCTTCTTAACAAGATGATCAACGCCCGAATCGATCTCGCGGCCTATCTGCAGTTAAGGAAAGCGAAGGGGTATATGTCAGTCAGCGAAAGCGACCATCTGCGTGACAATTTCTTTGAACTTTGTACTTACATGCGTGAAAAAGCGCCTGAACTGAGGGCGCACTGCAATGCTGAGGAGCAGGCGATGCTCTATCGTGCCGCCGGTTCGCTCACCACCGCAGGCGTCTGTATGATGACCGGCAACCATGATTGCCCGACGTTCATCGCCGTCAACGCAGAGAAGCTGGAAAGCTGTCTGAACGATCTCACTCTCTGCATCCAGTATCTGAAATCGCATACACCGCTGATTCGGAGCTGA
- a CDS encoding SIS domain-containing protein, producing MLGFNQDEYLTSAREIVAARQQAEQVADDIYQQGFSTLFFSSVGGSLASMMAINAFARELTEIPVYLEQAAELIHAGHKRLNKDSVVITLSKSGDTKESVAIAEWCKAQGIRVVAITKNSDSPLANAATWHIPMRHKNGVEYEYMLLYWVFFRLLHRNGEFVDYDRFASQLELLPENLLNAKKQFDPQADAIAQKYHTADYMMWIGGAEMWGEVYLFSMCILEEMQWKRTKSVSSAEFFHGTLELLEKEVPLFLVKGEGKCRALDDRVERFAAKITDNLVVFDPRDYTLAGIDDAFRWLLAPCVISTLLVDRLAAHFEHYTGHSLDIRRYYRQFEY from the coding sequence ATGTTAGGTTTTAATCAGGACGAGTACCTGACCAGTGCTCGTGAGATTGTTGCTGCGCGTCAACAGGCGGAACAGGTCGCCGACGATATTTATCAGCAGGGCTTCAGCACGCTATTTTTCTCCTCGGTAGGGGGATCGCTGGCGTCGATGATGGCCATTAACGCCTTCGCCCGGGAATTAACCGAAATACCGGTTTACCTTGAACAGGCGGCAGAATTAATTCATGCCGGACATAAACGCTTAAATAAAGATTCCGTGGTGATTACCCTCTCGAAATCGGGGGATACCAAAGAGTCGGTGGCGATTGCCGAATGGTGCAAGGCGCAGGGGATCCGCGTGGTGGCGATCACCAAAAACAGCGACTCACCGCTGGCGAATGCCGCCACCTGGCATATTCCGATGCGGCACAAAAACGGTGTGGAATATGAATATATGCTGCTCTACTGGGTATTTTTCCGCTTACTGCATCGTAACGGGGAATTCGTGGATTACGACCGCTTTGCCAGCCAGCTGGAGCTGTTACCTGAGAATCTCCTTAACGCCAAAAAGCAATTTGATCCACAGGCGGATGCCATCGCGCAAAAATACCATACCGCCGATTATATGATGTGGATTGGCGGCGCGGAGATGTGGGGCGAAGTCTATCTCTTCTCGATGTGTATTCTGGAGGAGATGCAGTGGAAGCGTACCAAATCGGTTTCGTCTGCGGAGTTTTTCCACGGCACGCTGGAGCTGCTGGAGAAAGAGGTGCCGCTGTTCCTGGTCAAAGGCGAGGGCAAATGCCGGGCGCTGGACGACCGCGTCGAACGTTTCGCGGCGAAAATTACCGATAATCTGGTGGTGTTTGATCCGCGTGATTACACCCTGGCGGGCATTGACGATGCGTTCCGCTGGCTGCTGGCGCCGTGCGTCATCTCAACCCTGCTGGTGGACCGTCTTGCCGCCCACTTCGAGCATTACACCGGCCACAGTCTGGATATCCGCCGTTATTACCGGCAGTTTGAGTATTAA
- a CDS encoding PTS mannose/fructose/sorbose/N-acetylgalactosamine transporter subunit IIC: MVEALLLGLVAFIAQSEYALGTSLLSRPIVTGLLTGLVLGDVQTGVVMGATLELAFIGSFSVEASIPPDVVTGGVLGVAFAITSGAGTETALLLGLPIATLTLVLKNVYLGMFIPMLSQKADSYAEQADTGGIERMHLIAGFGLSLMLAAVVTVSFLVGSSAVKSLLDAIPEFIKHGLSVATGIIPALGFAMLARLLINKKVAPFFFLGFALMAYLKIPVTGIAILGAIVAVVMVNMTAPNAPRTTTDQGVADDDEDF; encoded by the coding sequence ATGGTAGAGGCACTTTTACTCGGACTGGTGGCGTTTATCGCCCAGTCTGAATATGCCCTCGGCACCTCGCTGCTCTCCCGGCCCATTGTCACCGGCCTGTTAACCGGGCTGGTGTTGGGCGATGTGCAGACGGGGGTGGTGATGGGCGCGACGCTCGAGCTGGCGTTTATCGGCTCGTTTTCGGTGGAGGCGTCGATCCCGCCGGACGTGGTCACCGGCGGGGTGCTCGGCGTGGCATTCGCCATCACCTCCGGGGCGGGAACGGAAACGGCGCTGCTGCTCGGCCTGCCAATCGCCACCCTGACGCTGGTGCTGAAAAACGTCTATCTCGGCATGTTTATCCCCATGCTCAGCCAGAAGGCCGACAGCTATGCCGAACAGGCGGATACCGGCGGTATCGAGCGGATGCACCTTATCGCCGGGTTTGGTCTGTCGCTGATGCTGGCGGCGGTGGTGACGGTGTCATTCCTGGTGGGCAGCAGCGCGGTGAAATCATTGCTGGATGCCATCCCGGAATTTATTAAGCACGGGTTAAGCGTGGCGACGGGGATCATTCCGGCGCTGGGCTTTGCCATGCTCGCCCGGCTGTTGATCAACAAAAAAGTGGCCCCGTTCTTCTTCCTCGGCTTTGCCCTGATGGCGTACCTGAAAATACCCGTCACCGGTATCGCCATTCTCGGTGCCATTGTGGCGGTGGTGATGGTCAATATGACCGCCCCTAACGCTCCCCGTACAACGACCGATCAAGGAGTCGCTGATGACGACGAAGATTTCTGA
- a CDS encoding PTS sugar transporter subunit IIA, with product MKRHYIFASHGTFARGLLDSVELILGKQQDIHTLCAYVDENRDLTEQVDTLLASLPEEDEVIAITDIFAGSVNNEFIRFLHRPNFHLIAGLNLPLVIGLLISADEQDSEKLIHEALFSSRESIQYCNQSIASALQADKDF from the coding sequence ATGAAACGACATTACATTTTTGCCAGTCACGGCACCTTTGCCCGCGGGTTACTCGATTCGGTTGAGCTGATCCTCGGCAAGCAGCAGGACATCCATACGCTCTGCGCCTACGTCGACGAGAACCGCGATTTAACCGAGCAGGTAGACACCTTACTCGCCAGCCTGCCCGAAGAGGATGAGGTGATTGCGATCACCGATATTTTTGCCGGTAGCGTCAACAACGAATTTATCCGCTTTTTGCACCGGCCAAATTTTCATTTGATCGCAGGCCTCAATCTCCCGTTGGTGATCGGCTTGCTGATTTCAGCGGATGAGCAGGATAGCGAGAAATTAATTCACGAAGCGTTATTCAGTTCCAGAGAGAGTATTCAGTATTGCAACCAGTCTATTGCCAGTGCGCTGCAGGCGGATAAAGACTTCTGA
- a CDS encoding SIS domain-containing protein, whose protein sequence is MQPTMMTYIEEQPAALENILRHYPAHLESLEAFARQHPVRRLLVLATGSSLNAAMCARYFFEHRFGLLVEIKEPYNFVHYEAIDPHTDMVLVVSQSGKSASTLAAMEKVQAAGLPVFALTSDPDSPIGRRCDRVLDIHTGIEKVGFVTRGFSATVLNLLLVALTLAQAQQQIDERETQDYLKALHQIAASITDTIARTEAFFAHHQHILREGTRFVAIGEGALTGVAKEFETKFTETVRVPSGGFELEAYMHGPYLEANAEHVMFFIEDAPNPRLRALRGYMAPAVKQTFLVTLTGEEQENTLALNCGLPHLLSPLLLIVPMQILAWRTACAKGIDLSVRIFDDFDRVLKSKI, encoded by the coding sequence ATGCAACCAACAATGATGACCTATATCGAGGAGCAGCCTGCGGCGCTGGAGAATATTCTCCGGCACTATCCGGCTCATCTCGAATCGCTGGAGGCCTTTGCCCGTCAGCACCCGGTACGCCGTCTGCTGGTGCTGGCGACCGGATCGTCGCTCAATGCGGCGATGTGCGCGCGCTACTTCTTTGAACACCGCTTCGGCCTGCTGGTGGAAATCAAGGAGCCGTACAACTTTGTGCATTATGAAGCCATCGACCCGCACACCGACATGGTGCTGGTGGTCTCCCAGAGCGGAAAAAGCGCCTCGACGCTGGCGGCGATGGAAAAAGTGCAGGCCGCCGGGCTGCCGGTGTTCGCCCTGACGTCAGACCCGGATAGCCCGATAGGCCGCCGCTGCGATCGTGTGCTGGATATCCATACCGGGATCGAGAAGGTGGGGTTTGTGACCCGCGGCTTTAGCGCCACGGTGCTCAATCTGCTGCTGGTTGCGCTCACCCTTGCCCAGGCGCAACAGCAGATTGATGAACGGGAAACGCAGGACTACCTGAAGGCGCTGCACCAGATTGCGGCGTCCATCACCGACACCATCGCCCGCACGGAGGCGTTTTTCGCGCACCATCAGCACATTCTTCGGGAGGGCACACGCTTTGTTGCCATCGGCGAAGGGGCCCTGACCGGGGTGGCGAAGGAGTTCGAAACCAAGTTCACCGAAACGGTGCGGGTGCCGTCCGGCGGATTTGAGCTGGAAGCCTACATGCATGGCCCCTATCTGGAGGCCAACGCAGAGCATGTGATGTTCTTTATTGAGGATGCACCAAACCCACGCCTGCGGGCGCTCAGGGGCTATATGGCCCCGGCGGTTAAACAGACGTTTCTGGTGACGCTGACGGGCGAGGAGCAGGAAAATACCCTGGCGCTGAACTGCGGCCTGCCGCATCTGCTCTCGCCGCTGCTGTTGATTGTCCCCATGCAAATTCTGGCCTGGCGTACCGCCTGCGCCAAAGGCATCGATCTCTCGGTGCGTATCTTCGATGACTTCGATCGGGTTTTAAAAAGCAAAATATAG